A portion of the Streptomyces platensis genome contains these proteins:
- a CDS encoding glycoside hydrolase family 55 protein codes for MAGRTSSSTGGADRRTVLAGTAAALAAALTGCESAAPASRQTSDDARAPVVTGHKPKGKDVIDVVADFGAKGDGRTDDSRAFARAYSYAAGRVWDHIGRTVIDIPAGTYLIRKPHALLNATGGKLKANGLRFRGAGKRMTQLLFAPPEGDTTYLCRNEDSWANVMFEQLGFVAATPGASFFYSYSTGQAQDYRFTECEWTGEWTYGLALDGSNTNSEMRWDACRVGGAYRKAFLYSGLSEKSVSHGQQDQFLNYWFNDMKVEYAWGNFLEFPYGGSITCRGGSYIVTGRRPEDSGDYGRTSTFFRFPRGPHHDSVQRFHAEDIRFEVRDPDTVVIDCAWDSGTVHFNDCDDTANAFKSFAEESSPHRYRIGSQGPLVRYDSCQLSGQHSYEQDGGGAGPRARYDMCRLRNHSPQDFIKGAGDRVKFVDCLGS; via the coding sequence ATGGCAGGCAGGACCTCTTCGTCAACCGGTGGCGCCGATCGCCGGACGGTGCTGGCGGGTACGGCCGCGGCGCTGGCGGCCGCCCTCACCGGATGCGAGTCGGCGGCCCCCGCCTCCCGGCAGACGTCCGACGACGCCAGGGCCCCCGTGGTCACCGGCCACAAGCCCAAGGGCAAGGACGTCATCGATGTGGTCGCGGATTTCGGGGCCAAGGGGGACGGACGCACCGACGACAGCCGGGCGTTCGCCCGCGCGTACTCCTACGCGGCCGGCCGGGTCTGGGACCACATCGGCCGGACCGTGATCGACATACCGGCCGGCACCTACCTCATCCGCAAGCCCCATGCGCTGCTCAACGCCACCGGGGGCAAGCTCAAGGCCAACGGCTTACGGTTCCGCGGGGCCGGCAAACGGATGACACAGCTGCTCTTCGCACCACCCGAGGGCGACACCACCTATCTGTGCCGCAACGAGGACAGCTGGGCGAATGTGATGTTCGAGCAGCTGGGCTTTGTCGCCGCCACCCCCGGCGCCTCGTTCTTCTACTCCTACTCGACCGGTCAGGCACAGGACTACCGCTTCACCGAATGCGAGTGGACCGGCGAGTGGACCTACGGTCTGGCCCTCGACGGCAGCAACACCAACTCGGAGATGCGATGGGACGCCTGCCGGGTGGGCGGGGCGTACCGCAAGGCGTTCCTGTATTCCGGGCTGTCCGAGAAGTCGGTGAGCCACGGCCAGCAGGACCAGTTCCTCAACTACTGGTTCAACGACATGAAGGTCGAGTACGCCTGGGGCAACTTCCTGGAGTTCCCCTACGGGGGTTCCATCACCTGCCGCGGCGGTTCCTATATCGTCACCGGCCGCCGCCCCGAGGACTCCGGCGACTACGGGCGCACCAGCACCTTCTTCCGTTTCCCGCGCGGACCGCACCACGACTCCGTGCAGCGCTTCCACGCCGAGGACATCCGCTTCGAGGTGCGCGACCCGGACACCGTCGTGATCGACTGCGCCTGGGACAGCGGCACGGTGCACTTCAACGACTGTGACGACACCGCGAACGCCTTCAAGTCGTTCGCCGAGGAGAGCAGCCCCCATCGCTACCGCATCGGGTCTCAGGGTCCGCTCGTGCGGTACGACTCCTGCCAGCTGTCCGGGCAGCACTCCTACGAGCAGGACGGCGGCGGCGCCGGCCCCCGGGCCCGCTATGACATGTGCCGGTTGCGCAATCACTCCCCGCAGGACTTCATCAAGGGTGCGGGCGACCGGGTGAAGTTCGTCGACTGTCTGGGGTCCTGA
- a CDS encoding PAS domain-containing protein — translation MDETSLKSLLEHLPVSWWEADRELRVIDSGGGAFDDTVTAQRFLDTVRKELAGPAEAPEISHWQAQFDGRVFDVNWPLGVPRQGRSRGLAVEVGPQTAGSRRYDAFADLAPAAAFIRDATGRYLWANHAYAHLYGTTPEHIIGKDVADVDGPADAAQVLSLDREVLERGKPVRHTLTYHRFDGTGGQAVGHRFPVREGSQRCVAGIYIDISDYTRALRQRREAEESLHALRDHSGLPCALISAGGRIQQASAAAADLLRTRLSDLVGRRAHTVLGPTPELPGLHRSWLDLIARRSRRIQTTVVLMDARGQQRRARLHLTTVGRSADRATSVWAVVTHQGVAHEPHPPLTATQVRILSLLAAGHSNAEIATSLHLSRQTVDYHLSRLRDLLDAPTRPALVARAYVLGILAPQAWPPRSATACHPHSVT, via the coding sequence GTGGACGAGACCAGTCTGAAATCGCTGCTCGAACACCTTCCGGTGTCCTGGTGGGAGGCCGACCGTGAGCTACGCGTGATCGACAGCGGCGGAGGCGCCTTCGACGACACGGTGACCGCCCAGCGGTTCCTCGACACCGTGCGCAAGGAACTCGCCGGTCCGGCCGAGGCACCCGAAATCAGCCATTGGCAGGCCCAGTTCGACGGCCGGGTCTTCGATGTGAACTGGCCCCTCGGCGTGCCCCGGCAGGGCCGCTCCCGAGGACTGGCGGTGGAAGTCGGCCCCCAAACGGCCGGTTCCCGCCGCTACGACGCCTTCGCGGACCTCGCCCCCGCCGCGGCCTTCATCCGGGACGCGACCGGGCGCTACCTCTGGGCGAACCACGCCTACGCCCATCTGTACGGCACCACACCGGAACACATCATCGGCAAGGACGTCGCCGACGTCGACGGACCGGCCGACGCCGCCCAGGTCCTGAGCCTGGACCGGGAGGTGCTCGAACGCGGCAAACCGGTCCGGCACACCCTCACCTACCACCGCTTCGACGGCACCGGCGGCCAGGCGGTCGGCCACCGCTTCCCCGTCCGGGAAGGCAGCCAGCGGTGCGTGGCGGGCATCTACATCGACATCAGCGACTACACCCGCGCGCTGCGCCAGCGCCGGGAGGCCGAGGAGAGCCTGCACGCGCTGCGCGATCACAGCGGTCTGCCGTGCGCCCTGATCTCCGCGGGCGGACGCATCCAGCAGGCCAGCGCCGCGGCCGCCGACCTGCTGCGCACCCGGCTCTCGGACCTCGTCGGCCGCCGCGCGCACACCGTGCTCGGCCCGACGCCGGAATTACCGGGGCTGCACCGCAGCTGGCTCGATCTCATAGCCCGCCGCAGCCGGCGCATCCAGACGACCGTGGTGCTCATGGACGCCCGCGGTCAGCAGCGCCGCGCCCGGCTGCATCTGACGACGGTGGGCCGGAGCGCGGACCGTGCCACCAGTGTCTGGGCGGTCGTCACCCACCAGGGGGTCGCCCATGAGCCGCATCCACCGCTGACGGCGACTCAGGTACGCATCCTGTCCCTGCTGGCCGCCGGCCACAGCAACGCGGAGATCGCCACGTCCCTGCACCTCTCCCGGCAGACCGTCGACTACCACCTCAGCCGTCTGCGCGACCTCCTGGACGCCCCGACCAGACCCGCCCTGGTCGCCCGCGCCTATGTCCTGGGCATCCTGGCCCCCCAGGCCTGGCCGCCCCGCTCGGCGACGGCCTGCCATCCGCACAGCGTCACCTGA
- a CDS encoding ATP-grasp domain-containing protein encodes MSKVLFVYAKGGPPLGYALSRVAARSAVHLLALSSLPPTVAASADRICASVLCPAESERRDLVSLIVSRAQAVGADAVVTFSEYAVVAVAEACEKLGLAGAGGNCALARDKRMMRRTWQEQGISQPRFRPVATAQDLHEAAAALRFPLLLKAAWSAGSTAHRTLRSAEDVPAAWERAREVMAESAQLGYAELHVADAGADFLVEEIVPGTATGWFDQEGWGDYVSVEGVVVNGDFRPVCLSGRMPTVEPFTERAGITPAALPDDAQRRIVTLAREAVDALGLQNCGTHTEIKLGADGQMWVIETAARFGGAMTVPQIEEVFGLDLIGMLTDHLLGRPVSWPAEVRTPQEAHGAAGSLVVLAVDGAGEAWPDQRVWDFPTVRDAVPLSAGSHLSVVAENSLPDGAPVPVYDPAAGANTMAALCLLSATAPETVIHDFRNLVDALPRVLPTAGPTTEVRA; translated from the coding sequence GTGAGCAAGGTGCTGTTCGTGTATGCCAAGGGTGGTCCGCCCTTGGGGTACGCCCTGTCACGGGTCGCCGCACGGTCGGCAGTGCACCTGCTGGCGCTCAGCTCGCTCCCTCCCACCGTGGCCGCGTCCGCGGACCGGATATGCGCTTCGGTGCTGTGCCCTGCCGAGTCCGAACGGCGCGACCTGGTGTCCCTGATCGTCTCCCGGGCCCAGGCGGTGGGCGCGGACGCGGTCGTCACGTTCTCCGAGTACGCCGTCGTCGCGGTCGCCGAGGCCTGCGAGAAGCTGGGCCTCGCCGGGGCGGGCGGCAACTGCGCCCTGGCCCGCGACAAGCGGATGATGCGGCGCACCTGGCAGGAACAGGGCATATCCCAGCCCCGGTTCCGGCCGGTCGCCACCGCACAGGATCTGCACGAAGCGGCCGCCGCGCTCCGCTTCCCCCTGCTGCTGAAGGCCGCCTGGAGCGCCGGCTCCACCGCCCACCGGACCCTGCGCTCCGCCGAGGACGTACCGGCGGCCTGGGAACGGGCGCGGGAGGTGATGGCCGAGTCCGCGCAACTGGGTTATGCCGAGCTGCATGTGGCCGACGCCGGGGCCGACTTCCTCGTCGAGGAGATCGTGCCGGGCACCGCCACCGGGTGGTTCGACCAGGAGGGCTGGGGCGACTACGTCAGTGTCGAAGGCGTCGTCGTGAACGGCGACTTCCGTCCGGTCTGCCTCAGCGGGCGGATGCCGACGGTGGAACCGTTCACCGAACGCGCCGGTATCACCCCGGCGGCGCTGCCGGACGACGCCCAGCGGCGCATCGTGACCCTGGCGCGCGAGGCCGTCGACGCGCTGGGATTGCAGAACTGCGGTACGCACACCGAGATCAAGCTCGGCGCGGACGGGCAGATGTGGGTGATCGAGACCGCCGCCCGGTTCGGCGGGGCGATGACCGTCCCGCAGATCGAGGAGGTCTTCGGCCTGGACCTCATCGGCATGCTCACCGACCATCTGCTGGGGCGTCCGGTCTCCTGGCCCGCCGAGGTGCGCACTCCGCAGGAGGCGCACGGCGCGGCCGGTTCCCTGGTCGTGCTGGCCGTCGACGGCGCCGGTGAGGCCTGGCCGGACCAGCGGGTCTGGGACTTCCCGACGGTGCGGGACGCGGTGCCGCTGAGCGCCGGCAGCCATCTGTCCGTGGTCGCCGAGAACTCGCTCCCGGACGGGGCGCCGGTGCCGGTGTACGACCCGGCCGCGGGCGCCAACACCATGGCGGCGCTGTGCCTGTTGTCCGCCACCGCTCCGGAGACCGTGATCCATGACTTCCGGAACCTGGTGGACGCCCTGCCGCGGGTGCTCCCCACGGCCGGTCCCACCACGGAGGTGCGCGCATGA
- a CDS encoding HpcH/HpaI aldolase/citrate lyase family protein — MSDAILRPRRSVLYMPGANERALEKAKSLPADALILDLEDAVAPDAKADARKRVAAAAASGEYGYREVTIRVNGPGTAWHADDLRAAAEAGPDAVVVPKVDSADTVREVERALEAAGAPDRTAIWAMVETPRAMLDARAVAAASERLTVLVMGTNDLAKELHAEHVPGRAPLLTGLSLALLAARDTGKAILDGVYNDVKNAEGFEAECVQGRQFGFDGKTLIHPSQVEPCNRLFAPSADQIAHARKVIDAFDEATREGRGVVTVDGRMIENLHVEDARRILAVAEAIAGR, encoded by the coding sequence GTGTCCGACGCGATCCTGCGACCGCGCCGCTCCGTGCTCTACATGCCCGGTGCCAATGAACGCGCCCTGGAGAAGGCCAAGTCCCTTCCCGCCGACGCGCTGATCCTCGACCTGGAGGACGCCGTCGCCCCTGACGCGAAGGCCGACGCCCGCAAGCGGGTCGCGGCCGCCGCGGCCTCGGGGGAATACGGCTACCGGGAGGTGACGATCCGGGTCAACGGGCCCGGCACCGCCTGGCACGCCGACGACCTCCGGGCCGCCGCCGAGGCCGGCCCGGACGCGGTGGTGGTGCCCAAGGTGGACTCCGCCGACACCGTGCGGGAGGTCGAGCGCGCCCTCGAAGCCGCCGGCGCTCCGGACCGTACGGCCATCTGGGCCATGGTCGAGACCCCGCGCGCGATGCTGGACGCCCGTGCCGTCGCCGCCGCCAGTGAACGCCTCACCGTGCTGGTGATGGGCACCAACGACCTGGCGAAGGAGTTGCACGCCGAGCATGTTCCCGGCCGGGCCCCGCTGCTGACCGGGCTGTCCCTGGCACTGCTGGCGGCGCGCGACACCGGCAAGGCGATCCTGGACGGCGTCTACAACGATGTGAAGAACGCCGAGGGCTTCGAGGCCGAGTGTGTGCAGGGCCGGCAGTTCGGGTTCGACGGAAAGACGCTCATCCATCCGTCGCAGGTCGAACCGTGCAACCGGCTCTTCGCCCCGTCCGCCGACCAGATCGCCCATGCGCGCAAGGTCATTGACGCGTTCGACGAAGCCACCCGCGAAGGGCGCGGTGTGGTCACCGTCGACGGCCGGATGATCGAGAACCTGCATGTCGAGGACGCCCGCCGGATTCTCGCCGTCGCCGAGGCGATCGCCGGACGTTGA
- a CDS encoding HpcH/HpaI aldolase/citrate lyase family protein has translation MRSPKDFFRPLAVGAPTPVREVPFRPSRMIHFFDPGNEKMAAKVPAIAPTVDVLLGNLEDAVAADRKEAARSGLVKIAKATDFGDTQLWTRINSLDSPWALDDLLTLVTEIGDKLDVIMVPKVEGAEDIHYVDRLLAQLEAKAQIQRPILVHAILETATGVANVEEIAGASPRMQGISLGPADLAASRRMKTTRVGGGHPGYLVREDPHGADTDAPRATFQQDLWHYTLARMVDACAAHGILPFYGPFGDIKDVTACEDQFRNAFLLGCVGAWSLHPVQIAIAKKVFSPAPADVAWARRVIEAMGDGTGAVMIDGKMQDDATYKQCQVVAELADALAARDPELRDAYAAAEKE, from the coding sequence ATGCGTTCTCCGAAGGACTTCTTCCGCCCGCTGGCAGTCGGGGCGCCCACACCGGTACGCGAGGTACCGTTCCGGCCGTCCCGGATGATCCACTTCTTCGACCCGGGCAACGAGAAGATGGCCGCCAAGGTGCCGGCCATCGCGCCCACCGTGGACGTACTGCTCGGCAATCTGGAGGACGCGGTCGCCGCCGACCGCAAGGAGGCCGCCCGGTCGGGTCTGGTGAAGATCGCCAAGGCCACGGACTTCGGCGACACCCAGCTGTGGACCCGGATCAACAGCCTGGACTCCCCGTGGGCGCTGGACGATCTGCTGACGCTGGTCACCGAGATCGGCGACAAGCTCGATGTGATCATGGTGCCCAAGGTCGAGGGCGCCGAAGACATCCACTACGTCGACCGGCTGCTCGCCCAGCTGGAGGCGAAGGCGCAGATCCAGCGGCCGATCCTGGTGCACGCCATCCTGGAGACCGCCACCGGCGTCGCCAACGTCGAGGAGATCGCCGGGGCCAGCCCCCGGATGCAGGGCATCTCGCTCGGCCCCGCCGACCTCGCCGCCAGCCGCCGGATGAAGACCACCCGGGTCGGCGGCGGGCACCCCGGCTACCTGGTCCGGGAGGACCCGCACGGCGCGGACACCGACGCGCCGCGGGCCACCTTCCAGCAGGACCTGTGGCACTACACCCTTGCGCGGATGGTCGACGCCTGTGCGGCGCACGGCATCCTGCCGTTCTACGGGCCGTTCGGCGACATCAAGGACGTCACCGCCTGCGAGGACCAGTTCCGCAACGCCTTCCTGCTGGGCTGCGTCGGCGCCTGGAGCCTGCACCCGGTGCAGATCGCCATCGCCAAGAAGGTCTTCTCCCCCGCACCCGCCGATGTCGCCTGGGCCCGCCGGGTCATCGAGGCGATGGGCGACGGCACCGGCGCGGTGATGATCGACGGCAAGATGCAGGACGACGCCACGTACAAGCAGTGCCAGGTGGTCGCCGAACTCGCCGACGCCCTCGCCGCCCGCGACCCCGAGCTGCGCGACGCCTACGCCGCGGCCGAAAAGGAGTAA